From a region of the Nonlabens sp. Hel1_33_55 genome:
- a CDS encoding sugar 3,4-ketoisomerase — MEYQIIDIPKITDPRGNLAVVEGDTIPFEIKRIYYLFDVPSDSHRGGHAHKSCRSLLIPLSGSFTVKLYDGKEWKSILLNKPDKGLLIPTMLWRELEDFSSGAVCLSVASHDFDESDYIREIEAFELASRS; from the coding sequence ATGGAATATCAAATTATAGACATCCCTAAAATCACAGATCCACGAGGTAACCTTGCTGTAGTGGAAGGTGACACTATTCCGTTTGAAATTAAACGTATCTATTATCTCTTTGATGTGCCGAGTGATAGTCATCGTGGTGGTCACGCGCACAAATCATGTCGATCCTTACTGATTCCCTTAAGCGGTAGTTTTACAGTGAAGCTTTATGACGGTAAAGAATGGAAAAGTATTTTATTAAATAAGCCAGATAAAGGTTTACTGATCCCAACCATGTTATGGAGAGAGCTGGAAGATTTTTCTAGTGGTGCCGTTTGCTTATCTGTGGCATCCCACGATTTTGATGAATCTGACTATATCAGAGAAATAGAAGCCTTTGAACTAGCGTCCCGATCGTAA
- a CDS encoding glycosyltransferase family 2 protein, producing the protein MKKILTVIPLFNKEETITRAVESALGQTVDCNILIIDDGSTDSSHSKLSSIKDKRVEVLSQSNHGVGYTRNVGIHHAVENEYDYVAFLDADDYWMPDHLSEFQKSIELFPKADIFANNYRQKFSEKKYSKTKFSNWKHDQPEMVKPFFKKNFLNSILTSSSFCMKTKGSEPVFYDESLTHTEDTDFLIRAGLSKKVVFNSNVTVVIDQTAANRSARIDLNNRVVMDFDKYEEKIEQHKGLKKFLDINRYSIAIGYRLENDIKNAAMYQHKIDTNNLTKKQKNLLDMSRRQLKALKRTQKILGNLGFRLRSGR; encoded by the coding sequence TTGAAAAAAATACTTACGGTAATTCCTTTATTCAATAAAGAAGAAACAATAACAAGAGCTGTTGAATCTGCCTTAGGCCAAACGGTTGACTGTAATATTTTAATCATAGACGATGGGTCTACAGATTCCAGCCATTCTAAATTGTCGAGCATCAAGGATAAAAGAGTTGAGGTCCTAAGCCAATCCAATCATGGAGTTGGGTATACACGCAATGTAGGTATTCATCATGCAGTTGAGAATGAATATGATTATGTTGCCTTTCTAGACGCAGACGATTATTGGATGCCGGATCATTTGAGCGAATTCCAGAAATCGATAGAGTTATTTCCAAAGGCAGATATTTTTGCTAACAATTACCGTCAGAAATTTAGCGAAAAGAAATATTCCAAAACGAAATTCTCAAACTGGAAACACGATCAACCAGAGATGGTAAAGCCATTCTTTAAAAAGAACTTCCTCAATTCTATCCTGACTTCTTCAAGCTTCTGCATGAAAACAAAAGGAAGCGAGCCCGTATTTTATGATGAGAGCTTAACTCACACAGAGGACACCGATTTTTTGATTCGCGCAGGCCTATCTAAAAAGGTGGTATTCAATTCCAACGTTACTGTTGTTATTGATCAGACAGCTGCCAATCGATCTGCTAGAATTGACCTCAACAATCGTGTTGTTATGGACTTTGATAAATACGAAGAAAAGATCGAGCAACATAAGGGCCTGAAAAAATTCCTGGATATCAATCGCTATTCCATTGCCATAGGTTATCGTCTTGAAAATGACATTAAGAATGCGGCGATGTATCAACATAAAATTGACACCAACAATTTGACTAAAAAGCAAAAAAACCTACTAGATATGAGTAGGCGACAGCTTAAGGCTCTTAAAAGAACTCAAAAGATATTAGGAAATCTTGGGTTTAGATTACGATCGGGACGCTAG
- a CDS encoding glycosyltransferase family 2 protein, translating to MISICIPVYNTDITNLVVELKKQLSASFAVFEILILDDASTITVKLESFPELRLLKNEQNQGRHKSRIILASKAAFENILFLDADVFPASGSFIKTYLNHCASNYDFIYGGVLYQKNPPEDNKILRWKYGRQHESRSVANRRKDFYQSLISMGFMVKKEVFINLRIDNNFNYYGQDIYISYLIQKGNYRITHIDNPVIHLGLEDNCKYLNKIYESLKFTWLLESKKLIPEDFRPVQRAVLILEKFYLKTIFLSVMRLFKKPIENNLLSSRPNMILLDLNKLYFYTSLKKSI from the coding sequence TTGATTAGTATTTGCATTCCCGTTTATAATACAGATATCACCAATCTAGTCGTTGAATTAAAAAAACAACTATCGGCTTCATTTGCGGTTTTTGAAATATTGATTCTGGATGATGCCTCAACGATTACCGTTAAATTAGAATCTTTTCCAGAATTGAGGTTGCTGAAAAACGAACAAAATCAAGGTAGGCACAAGTCCAGAATAATTCTTGCATCAAAAGCTGCTTTTGAAAACATACTTTTTCTGGATGCCGATGTTTTTCCTGCTTCGGGAAGCTTCATTAAAACATACTTAAATCATTGTGCTAGCAACTATGATTTTATCTACGGCGGAGTGCTCTACCAGAAAAACCCACCTGAGGATAATAAAATACTCCGCTGGAAATATGGTCGCCAGCATGAATCAAGAAGTGTAGCAAACAGAAGGAAAGATTTTTACCAGAGCTTGATATCCATGGGATTTATGGTGAAAAAAGAAGTTTTTATCAACCTCAGAATTGATAATAATTTCAATTATTATGGTCAGGATATTTACATCTCCTATCTAATTCAAAAAGGTAATTATCGAATTACACACATAGATAATCCTGTGATTCATTTGGGGCTGGAAGACAATTGCAAATATTTGAATAAAATTTATGAAAGCTTGAAATTCACATGGTTATTGGAAAGCAAGAAATTGATCCCAGAAGATTTTAGACCAGTGCAGCGAGCGGTACTAATTTTAGAAAAGTTTTATTTAAAGACTATTTTCCTTTCGGTAATGAGATTATTTAAAAAGCCTATTGAAAATAACCTTCTTTCTTCCAGACCAAACATGATATTATTAGACCTCAATAAATTGTATTTTTATACTTCACTCAAAAAATCGATTTGA
- a CDS encoding class I SAM-dependent methyltransferase, whose product MKWCKKQCDQMYTAIKKLVKKVFPKEFLSRNEFFFRKVAALPYLGNKYECNICRVKLNRFITLNNDLLCPACGSRSRTRQLWDYLNSNNLLQGSILHFSPSSSLNKAIASLESVNYTSTDFENEFQASENYDITNLPVENDRFDLIICFHILEHIVEDKEAMSEVYRALKPNGTILIQTPFKDGDIYENKNIRTEEEREREFGQKDHVRIYSLEGLVKRFRQVNQDAKIEIQQLEPKLENGMHEDIFIQAIKPLPAVNAST is encoded by the coding sequence TTGAAGTGGTGCAAAAAACAGTGTGACCAAATGTACACCGCGATTAAAAAACTTGTAAAGAAGGTATTTCCAAAAGAGTTTTTATCACGAAATGAATTCTTTTTCCGCAAAGTTGCTGCGTTACCTTATTTGGGAAATAAATACGAATGCAATATTTGCCGGGTCAAACTCAACAGATTCATAACTTTAAATAATGACCTGTTATGTCCAGCCTGCGGGAGCCGCAGTCGCACAAGACAATTGTGGGATTATCTGAACTCAAATAATCTATTACAGGGATCTATTCTACACTTTTCTCCTTCGAGCAGTTTGAATAAAGCCATTGCATCGCTTGAATCTGTAAACTACACCTCAACCGATTTTGAAAATGAGTTTCAGGCTTCCGAAAACTATGACATAACCAATTTGCCGGTAGAAAATGATCGATTTGATCTGATCATTTGTTTTCATATTTTGGAACATATCGTAGAAGACAAAGAGGCCATGTCAGAGGTTTATCGTGCGCTGAAACCCAATGGAACGATTCTTATTCAAACACCATTCAAGGATGGTGACATTTATGAAAACAAAAACATAAGAACAGAAGAAGAACGTGAAAGGGAATTTGGCCAAAAAGATCATGTGAGAATTTATAGTCTGGAAGGTCTAGTAAAGAGATTTAGACAGGTTAATCAAGATGCCAAGATTGAAATTCAACAACTTGAGCCAAAACTTGAAAACGGCATGCATGAAGATATTTTTATCCAAGCAATTAAACCGCTTCCAGCAGTTAACGCGTCCACATAA